The Meles meles chromosome 6, mMelMel3.1 paternal haplotype, whole genome shotgun sequence DNA segment ccaacgccaggtttgaactcatgaccttgagatcaagacctgagctgagatcaagagttggatgcttaaccgactgagccacccaggtgccccattcaccTCCCTTTTGAGGTCACCCCACCCCCCTTCGGTCTGCCCCTCACCTTGGACAGAAGAGAAGATCTGCAGATCTTTCCAGAACAAACCACCTGCTTAGTTCTACCCCTTGAGAGAAATCCCTGATTAATTTTTATCACCTCACCAGTGCCAAGGGCCAGGAACTGGGCACCCACACCAAGCACAGCACAGAGCAGACCACGGTATGGAGGGAAGCGGAAGACATCTGTATGGATAATTTTCCAGCCATTGTCACCTTGGTCAAAGTCATCACCAGAACCTGCAGACGTAGTCTCCTCATCTAAGTTGTATCGAGCCAGGTCATTTCGAAGCACACGCATGAGAATGACAGCCACAAAACCCACCAGTAAAAACACAAGCACCATGGAATTGATGATGGACAACCAGTGGATTTCCAGTGTTCTGGGAAAGaaaccaccatcatcaccacggCGCCTGTCACTCCGACGTTCCACTGAAGTCTCAGACCAGCGCACACTGTAGGTGTGGGTGAGGCCTAGGAACTCATCGGGTCGTAACCCATCTAAGCTGTGGGGCTTGACGTCCCGCACTGAGACATTGGCAAATATAATTCGATCTCCATGGAATTCTAGGTGGAAGTCCAAATGGGTCCAGAGCCCTATTTTGTGGCTGTGAGGCAGGAAGCCACTCTCCTCCATGTAGCCCACAAAGCCACGGATTGGCAAGTCGTCCACTACAAATTCGAAGTAGTACAGTTCCTCAATGGCCTGGCGAAGTTGTTCCACCTACAAAGAGTAAGTCAGGAGTCAGACATGGCCTCCCCAGGCAGAGGGTTAGAGCAAAGTTTCACAATTTGGACACCACTCATatttggggctggataattctttattGCAGGGAGCTGTCCTGTCACTATAATAAGCATCATCCCTGGCTCCTTCCCACTAGGTGTCAGTAGCCACCCCAACAGTGACAATCAAACTTATCTCTagtagacattgccaaatgtcccttgaGAGACAAAATTGAACTGCCCCCTGTTAAGAACCACTGGGTTAGACCCTAGTATGCTGGGATTCTCCAAAGACAGCAATATGCCTTGATAGGGATTAAGGtgtagaaaaaggagaaaggcaaGGTGGAAGAAGGTCTGGGTAAACTAAAGAAAAGTGCCCTAAGATAGGATCTGCTAAAGAAAAAAGCATCACAGGAAAGATAAGCATGTAAAGGAGCTAGTTAAGAAAGCCAGTAAGTAGGTATGGAAGGAAACAACTATGCAGCAGTGACAGGGGGGACCTTATTACCAATAAGCAGCTTAGAGTCAGGAGCTCTGGGCTCTAGTATCACCTCTGTAATTCAATATCCAAGAGCAGTCTTGGAAAAGTCTCTCATGAGCAAGTATGTCTCTTCCTCAACTGAATGCAAACAATACCACGAGTCCTGCCTACCAGTGGGGTTGTAGTTAGAATCGAGTTGGATCATTTCCATAGAGGTGCTATAAAACCAGAAATTAGGAGGTACTCTTATGAGTCCCTGGGAGGGAGGGCTAAGCACTCGCCAATGCAGAGAGGCTGACCTGTGCAGAACTGAGCTGCATGTGGCACAGAATTCTCTTCTCCACATTCTCCCGAAAGCGTATCTCGTACAAAGACTCGGCCATTCGGTCCCCATCCAGCACTTCACCCAGGCTAAGGCTTTTGTGACGGATCTTCTCAGGGCAGCAGACCGGAAGCTGATAGTAGTGATAAGTCTCCTGAGGGTTGTGGTAGGGTCCCACTTTGTTGACGTAGAGAATGACGGGGTCACCAGCCTTGTAGTGTGTCACACCTTCCACCCCtggctcataacctgagcccagCAGCAGTATCAGGACTGGGAACCACTGGCAGCTCCAACGCCGCGGCTGCCCTAGGACTGTCATCCTTAAGCCAGTGGAACCTGTTTAGGGGAATCCTGCAGTTATGAAAAGCAGGGATCAACTCCTGACGCCCCAGGTCAGGTCCTTCCAAACGAAGCCCCATAGCTCCAATCTCTCCCCCTGGCCGCTCAAACCCTCCCTCGGGAGGCCGCACCCCCGACCCCAACACAATGCTGTCTCTGTCCGCCTCTGCGTTCTCGTTCTCCGGATCTGGGGTCCCCGTCCCACAGTCCGCCTGCCCGGGACCTCCCATCGCGCCCAGCCCGTTTCCATGGCAACACCACGCGGCCTCGCGCCTGCGGCACCTTCCCGCGGCATCCGCGGGGTCCTCACCGCTCGGGTAGGGCTGGCCTCCGCGGCGCCCGCGGCCTCCGCGGCCCCGTAGCTGCCCTTGGGCTCCTGCCCGGGTCTCCCCCAGAGCAGCGCGGAGCGGCGGCCCGGAGAGGACCTGACGACCGACCTCCAGTGGGTTGGCCGCCGCGGCGCCTGATCGCAGCGGCTGTGGCCGCACCACGCGGGACGCCGCGCTCGGCTGACTGACGGGCTCCTCGATGAGTTTTCTCCAGCCGGGAGGCCGGCCCAGCTCCGGAGAGCCCGCTAGGCTCGGATAGTCCGCTCCCCCGGCGGGGCCACTGCACCGGCGATGTGCAGAGCAGCCCAGGACACGTCAGTCTTACCACTTCCGCCTCTCCCTCCGGGGCCTCAGCCCGGCGGAAAGCTCCTCGCTAGGAGCCGAGAGGGGACCACGCCCCCGCCGCTGAGGATGTGGCGTCTCTCGGCCGAAGGCTTCTCGGGCAGGGGCTACGGCTGAGGCGAGGCTGCGCGGCCGTGGACGCCCCTTCGGGGTAAGAGTCGCCGCTGGGCCGCCCGCCCGTCCCCGGGGAGACTTGGGGCCCGGGCGAAAGCCCGGGAGCCGCGTCCGCCGCCCGCGTCCAGTGACTGTCCCGGAGATGGAGCCGGGTTGGTGGCTGGGCCCACACCTAGCGGACGCCCGGAGCATTTGCCGGCTGAACCAATCGGACTAGCCCCGAACTGCAGAGGGCGAGCTCCGAGAGGCTTTTCGTGGCCCCAAcccgggcggggcggggagtGAGACTTTGGGAGTCACTGTGCTAGGACAGCTCGGGCACAGTCCGTGCAAGGGTCCTGGAGTCTGGATTTCTCCTCACTGCTCTCCCAATCCGTCACGAATGGTCTCCCGCCGAAATATAAATAcgtgaataaaaatattttttcccggAGCTGCACCGGAGGCCTTCCTGGCCATATAAAGACCGTCCCATGTTCGAACTTAGGCAAGCCCGAGCCAGGTCTGGTGcggaggcaggcagaagagacagGGTGTCACCCCTTTTTTCTGGTGAGTTGGGCAGCATGGTTATTGTTACTTGCAGGTAAAGAATCTGGGCATACGTtcaactctttattttggttcGTATTTATCTGTGTACGTGCGAGCTTAATTTCGTATTGCAGGTTATTCCGGAAAAGTTTACCTTTGCCTGTCTCCGCTACTCCAAGGGCGTCTGCCATTAGGGGAGTTTTGAAGATCAGACCCAGGGTCAGTGACTTCCTTTTGGCCAGCGGGGTTAACATTTAAGGATGCAGACTTAAGGTTCCCTTTCCCCGCGGAAAGACGTATCTAGTGCAGGGGAAAATCCTAAGTGACTTCTGACCTGAAAAGTCCTCCATTTACCCTCTTCTGCCCTCTCTGACCCAGCCCTCCTCTctgcaggaggaggaggtgaggttCTAGGAAGTAGGAGATTGAGTTTTTTAGCTAAATCAGTGAATTTTGTAATTAGAAAAGTAACTTAGAGAAGCCACAGACCTGGGACTGTTTCTCACTCCCCCATCCCAATCACCAGCCTCCTCAGATCAATGCTGTCAAGCCCCACTGCTGCTTATTTCCTCACTATCTTCCAAATACTTGCCCTCCACGGCTACCTCGGTTCAGGTCCCATCCTCTCTGACCAAAATTACCATGACAACCACCTTGCTAGTCTGCTGGGCGCGTCCACTCTGCTGCTGTAAAGATTCATACATCTACACACTGTATATACTATTCCCTgcaacagtggttctcaaatctTGGTGTGCATCACATTCGGCTAGAAGCTTATTAAAAACATGGAGCTCTGGGTCCACAAAATCAGGAGGTGACTAGGCATCATGATTTTTTAACAGGCCCTGACTTTGACCATTTTGATCAAAATTTGACCATGAGTACACAGGAGAAACTCTAAAAGACTTGGTATATGAGGCCTGTCAGACCTGGATCTTTATTACTTCTCCCGGTACATTACTCTTTTGGAACACTATTCTGGATTCAAATTAGAATCTTCAATGTCATGTTCTCTCAAGCCTGCAAGCCTCATATGATTCCTTTGGCCTAGACAGCTCAGTCTACTGTTCCGTATTTACGTGCCTGGAGACTCCTCTTGAACAGTGCGAATGCCTCTTCTATAAAGCCTGCCTTTACATCTTCCAGTCTTTGTTTATAGCACTTTATCTCACTGTACCGTTATTTTACTTACGTGTCTGTCGTCCTTGCTAATTACTAACTACTTCCAGGAAGACTGTAatttatccatctttttttttttaagattttatttatttatttgacagagagagatcacaagtagataggcaggcagagagagagggaagcaggctccctgctgagcagagagccatgcgggtctcgatcccaggaccctgagatcatgacctgagccgaaggcagcggcttaacccactgagccacccaggcgcccctgtaatttaTCCATCTTGATATCCTCAGGACTTAGCAGTGTTTTTGTATAAAGTAGGCTGCTTAGTACATGTTTTCAAATGAAGTGGTTTACCCACTGGACATGAGGACAGAGCTGCCACCAAACCACCTGTCTAGAGGAGCAGATGGGCAGGgtaggggggggggggggagttgggcTTCCTGACCACGGTGTGCCCTGGACAACCCATATTGCTAGTTTGAGAATGTAAATCTAGCTTCCAACAAACTTTGGAACTACCCTGCCAGCAGGATCAGCAGGCTCTCCATAGTAGGAATTTACCAGTAGCCTACCACATAATCTGTTGTAGGAATTGTTTTTGTAAGACAGTAAATCTCATTCTTCTGTTCTTTCCCTGCATGCCATGCTCCCACCTTGCTCACACACAGTCTTATATCCAGGTAACCCCTCTAGCAAGAGACCACAATCTCTTGTCCTCCGTCCTTCCCTCCAGACTTGTTCTTGTTTCATGGAGAATTCCAACCCCTCCTTTTGTCCCTCTGACCTTTTTCTAGCTTGTCTTTTGAACCCATGTGGCTTAGATTCTGCATTCCATCCTTTCAGCCACACCCTTGCCTGTGTTTTGATGCCTCTCTTCCATTCTTTCATTCCAGCTAGCAAGGGAAACCTTAATCTTGGGTTCATTTGTCAATATTCAAGCacctatggggcgcctgggtggctcagtcggttaagcatctgccttcggttcaggtcatgatcccagggtgctgggattgagccctgcatggggctgccTGCTCACCCGGGAGGCTGTTTCTTAtgcttcctctgctgctccccctgcttgtgcgtgctctgtcaaataaataaaatcttaaaaaaatatattcaagcaCCTATACGCAAGATACTAAAAAAATCTTCACACTGTGTTAAAATCATGTGTCTATAAATTGTGTTTTTAACCTCAGTTGGACCCCTAGTGCTGCCCAGTGATCCTGCTCATTTTCCAGATCAGCTCTCTTCCATTCTCCACAACCCATTCTTCTCAAACCTCTGACTTCATCTCCCTCTTCTTGTCAGTTGACTTCTCTTACAGCCCTAGCGGGAGATGCAAGCAGCAAAAACACAATTACAGACACTATGTTAGATGTGATGACAGAGAAAGTACTCGGGCTCTGGGAGGACCCAGGAAGGAGGAACGAGTTTGGGCTTGAGCAGTCAGTAAAGGGAAAGGTGTCCTAAAATAGCTCATGAGCTAAGTCCTCAAGGAAGAGTAGGGGTTTGCCAGGACAGAGGGAACAATGAAGGAAAAGTAATTGTTTGGCTAGAGCACtgcatgtattttaaaagataaaacggggcatctgggtggctcagttggttaggcatctgccttcagctcaggtggtcctgggatcaagcccctcactgggctttctgctcattggggagcctgcttctccctctccctctgtctacagCTCTGCCTATCTGtactctctctgttaaattaaattaaattaaaaaaaaatcttggaaaaaaagataaaactggaGAGGTAAGCAGGGTCTGATGCTGAAGCTATATAAAAGAATttggacttgatcctgagactgGGGAAGACATTGAATTGTTTTAAGTGGGAATAAAGTAAGTGTTATGCTTCGGGGTTCAGGGTGAACACTGGCAGGGAACGGAAAGCTTGCTAGAATTGATGGAGGCTTGACCTAAGTGGCAGCCGCTTCAAGAGGCCGGGATGTATTATTAAAGATAATTATGAGGTAGAAGAGGTGACAGATCAGATGTAATGGCtgaggcagaggggagggtcTAGGATGACACCTGGTTGTGTAAACTGAAGACGACTGTAGAACTtaacagagggcacctgggtggctcaattggttaagcaattgccttcagctcaggtcatgatccccagctcctgagatcaagcccatcgcccaccccccacccccactctgctgGAAGtctgagtctccctctccctctgcctgcctctccccctacttgtgctgtctgtcaaaaaaattaataaaatcttaaaaaaaaaaaaaacacaaaacttaaaGAGGCAGTCTAGGCCAAGAACATAAAGAGTTCAATTTTGGACATGGTGAGTTTAAGAGACCTGAGAAAGACCTGTCCATGTGATGTCCAGTAAGCAACCAGATGCTGGATCTGAAGTCCAGAGGACATCTGGGGTAGACATGAGATTAGGAGCAGTCAGCACTGATTTAATAACTTAAGTGTTGGGAGCGGGTGAGATCCTAACAGGAGAACATAAAGGCCAGAGGAAATAAggcctgtggcaggatacaatgaAGGGACAGATAGAGAAGATAAGGCTCCAGTGAAGTCTGAGGAATGGCTAGAGGGATAGGAGGAAAACTACAGAACTTAGGGTCATGGGAAGCAAGATAAGAATGCATTTCAAGGTTCACAGGTGGAGTCTCTTCCATCCCTTCGATCTGAGATCTCATAACCTTGTAACTGTTTTTACTTGTATAAATATGGAGGTGATGCTCTGCAGTTTTGGAGCCTAGGCTTAGTTGACCATGcaatttctgagttttttttccttttgaaattcatTGCTactctgagggttgctggaggagaagggGACAGGAGGGATGAGgcggctgggttatggacattggggagggtgtgtgctatggtgagtgctgtaaattgtgtaagactgatgaatcacagacctgtacccctgaaacaaataatacattacatggtaattttttttaaaaagcaaaagaaaaaagaaaaagaaatcagtgctACTATGTGGAGGAACTCTGGCTAGTCTGGCTGGATGGTAAGAGACCATATGCGGCAGAAACAAACCATCCCAGCTAAGATGAGACCACCAGAAGAACCACCAACTGAGCCCAGCTcaacttgccaaaaaaaaaaaaaaaaaaaaaaaaaaaaaagaattggtggTTGCTttaagccaaacaaacaaaaaacactgtaaGGTTAAGATTCCTTAGAATAGGCTTCTACAACACCTTGTAATTCTCTGTAATATTCTCACACGTGTGTTTCTCATTCTGGATAATAAAGTCTAGGAGAACAGGGTTTCTGTTGGCGTTATTGGCGATTTTATCCCAGCACTCAGTTTGCGGCCTAGCACACAGTGGATGCTCAATAAACATGCATGTTCAACTAGATCTATGGGCGGGGGGGTCGTCTCACCAGACTGCAGAATTTGCCTCCAGGAATATGTTCCACAGTGCACCATTCTCAAGCCTTGTggccagtggtggaaagaaggtgaattgtgatgtATGTGGAACATGGGACCCTGGGGAATTCCGTaaccaggaggagaaagaagcaaCAACAGCTAGTGGAGACAAAAAGAACTGCTgctcccttcttccccctccatGTTCCTAGCGGAGAGTTGAGCCCAGCATCCCAGACTTGCGTGACTATATAGGCAAGCATTCAGAGACTGACTTCACTTTGGTACCCTAGCCCTCAGTGGCTCAAGGTTGGCTTTCTGAGCAGATAATAGGCTTTTAAGTAGCAAAGTTCCCTGCTCTCAGCAAGCCCAACACCATGGGGAAGGGAGACACCTCGGAGGTAGCACCACCCACCTCAGCCTACCGCTCTGTCATGGAGGACTATGGTTATGAGGTGGGCAAGGTCATTGGCAATGGCTCCTATGGGACGGTGTATGAGGCTTACTACACAAAGCAGAAGGTCATGGTGGCTGTCAAGATCATCTCAAAGAAGAAGGCCTCTGAGGACTATCTTAACAAGTTCCTGCCCCGTGAGATACAGGTTGGAAAGGGGGCCGGAAAAGGGAACTGATACCCAGCTGCTTAAGACTTCTCAGAAGGGCTATGGTTAGGAGGGGGAGGAGACAGAacacccctccctccacctcccaaTCAGGGCTGAATGCCTTCCTAAGCAGATGGAAAATGATTTGATGGAAATTCAACCTCtttccacccacccactcacctcCAGCCCCTCACAAAGTAAAAATCCAAAGCATAGGGTTTGCCCACAGACCATGCAGTCCTCTGTTGCTTAATCCTCTTGCAAAGTTCTAAGTTCATTAGAACAGCAGGAGGAGGGCTGGCAGCACAGCCAGGGTTCTCCCTTCCCAGGTCTGATGGGTCCCTCTTCTGGGGCCAGGTAATGAAGGTCCTGCGGCACAAGTACCTCATCAACTTCTACCAGGCCATCGAAACCACATCCCGAGTGTACATCATTCTAGAGCTGGCTCAGGGCGGGGACGTCCTGGAGTGGATCCAGCGCTACGGGGCTTGCTCCGAGCCCCTTGCTGGCAAGTGGTTCTCCCAGATGACCCTGGGCATCGCCTATCTGCACAGCAAGGGCATCGTGCACCGGTGAGGGTGCTGCCACCAGGCTGGGGCCCATGGGCTCTCCAGGGGGTTTCATGCATGTTTCCCAtttttctgccctcttttctcctcccttgACCTTCCTCAGTTATCTAGGCCCCTTTATCCCCTCTATCTTAATTCTCTGCTCAAGAACGTTTCTGTAGCGCCTACTGTGAGCACGGCACTGTGAACTACAATGacgacccccccgcccccgtggtCCTCAGGTACCATCCTCTCTCACCTTTGGGCTCTGCTCACGACTCCATGGCTGCTCCTGTCTACCCTGTGTCCGCCTAATGGCACCTCTCTCCACTTTGCCTTTTCCATCTCTAGCCTCTGACCCATGGCCCTTCAGCTCCCGGTCTAATACTAAGCCCTCTCCCCAGCCTGACCCCCAGCCTTTCTGCTGCTGGTAGGGACTTAAAGTTGGAGAACCTGTTGCTGGACAAGAGGGAGAATGTGAAGATATCGGACTTTGGCTTCGCCAAGATGGTGCCTTCTAACCAGACAGTGCACAGTAGCCCTTCTTACCGCCAAATGAACTGCTTTACAAACCACCTCAGCCAGACCTACTGTGGCAGCTTTGCTTATGCGTGCCCAGAGATCTTGCTGGGCTTGCCCTACAACCCTTTCCTGTCTGACACCTGGAGCATGGGTGTCATCCTCTACACTCTAGTGGTCGCCCGGCTGCCCTTTGATGACACCAATCTCAAGAAGCTGCTGAAAGAGActcaaaaggaggtcacttttcCATCTAACTACTCCATCTCCCAGGAGTGCAAGGTGCTGGCTCCCCCAGGAGGGCTGAGGCCTCAGGGATGACCCACAGGGAGGGGAAGACCCATCCCAGGCCTCCCCACCCTGGGGGAGGCTCTTCTCCACCAGACCCATCTCATACTTTAACCCCTGCCCTGGAGGAGTTGACCGGGAGGGAGCAAAGGGACACCCCTGGGCTCCACACCTTACATTACAGCCCTAAGCAGGTTTTAGCCTCTGTCTCTTTAGGCCAGAAGGGGATTATTCAAGTTTTCCTCCAAGGtacccttcctttccctctccttcaggGAGTTAAATGCCTGGCTCTTCCGGATAAAATTAGGACCACACTCCCTTTCACCAGAGTGGTGTGATGGgctctcctgcttctctcttaGGTCCAACTGCTCACTGCCCGTGTGGCACAATGGGGGGCGAGCTCAGCCAAGACCTCTCTTTCCCCTGCCCTAGAACCTGGTCCTCCAGACGCTACGCCAAGCCACCAAACGGGCCACCATCCTGGACATCGTCAAGGATCCTTGGGTGCTCAAGTTCCAGCCTGAGCAACCCACCCATGAGATCAGGCTGCTTGAGGCCATGTGCCAACCCCCCAGCACCACTAATCGGCATCAATCCTTGGAAATCAATACCTAAAAGTGGTGGAAGGAAGGGGTTGAGAGAGGAGCAAAGCAGGAGGGTCTGGGGCTAAAAATCTtttataccaaaaataaatatgatttagtTTCAGCAGCTGGGGTCAAAGACACTCTTTCTTCAGGGGAACATTAGCAGGGAACACTTACTGAGGGTAAGAggtggattttttctttttcttttttaaagattgtatttatttatttgacacagagagagagatcacaagttgacagagaggcaggcagagagacagggagaagcagacttgccgctgagcagagagccaggtgcggggctcgatcccaggaccctgagatcatgacctgagccgaaggcagagacttaacccactgagccactcaggtgccccaagaggtggatttttttttttaagattttatttatttatttgacagagatcacaagtaggcagagaggcaggcagcgagagagggggaagcaggctccctgctgggcagagagcctgatgtggggctcgatcccaggaccctgggatcacgacctgagccgaaggcagaggctttaacccactgagccaccaaggcgccccaagaGGTGGATTTCTAACCAGAGTCTGTAACCAGTCATCTTGGTATCTGTTAAATCAACAGGGTAATAAACAATGTAGCTCATACATGGCTCATGGGGGAGAAGGTGCTGGGATGAACACCCACTTTTGGGAAGCTTCATTATTCTGGCCAAGTAGATGCTCATTATTTTATATCTCTGTGCATTCTAAATGATCAAGCAGTGGGGTAGAGCCCCGGGTTGCTCTTTGGTTATGGCTCTGCCTCTGTATACAGTCCAAAGGGATGGCATTATTTGTTCTCTTTGAAATGGGTATCAAGATGGGTGAGATATCCTggttccttctcccttctcccaatGCCACTTTAACCACTACTGGAACAATCCCAGTGCATCATGGCCCCCCGTCTACTGCTCTTAGAAACAGAAATGacaagggcacctgagtggtgcagttggtCGAGCATTCCATActtggtttctgcttgggtcatgatcttggggttgtgggactgagccctgcatcaggctctgtgcttagcagggagtcagcttggggttctctctctcctccctctgcccctcctgcttgtgtacacatgctctctcaaaataaatcaatcttaaacaACAACCAATAAAAAGACACCAAAATGACAGTTCAAACCAAGCCTACTAATCATGGATGGATTGTGAATAAAGGAAAGCTACTTGCTTTTTTAACCCTGtattctccctccctgtccttgaAAATGGACTTTGCAAAAGGAAAATGAGTAGTAAACCGTGGGGCTGTCTTGGCAGAGGCATGACGGGGGGTAAGCAATGGCAGAAGACTCAGACAGCTCTGCGTGGCTCTAAGATAAATAATCCCTGTGCTTAACCTCAGCACTAAGCAAGCACCTCTAGGACAAACCAACTTGAAAGAGAGCAGCAACTACCTAGAACATAGGAGGTCAAGATATCATCAATTGCCATTTGTTCCCTGTTCCAATACTTCGTTACTCCTTTCATTACTCCCATTGTAATTCACTGCTTGACACAAAgctccaaaggccagggaagagTTTCAGGTGTAGACGAGGCAGTGTAAGCACTGTAGTTCCATCGGCCCGATTTTATTGCAAACAAGAGCACCATAAGTGCAATCACAGAGAAGGGAGCCCGGGAGCTCCTTTCTCACCATGGTCCTTTTTCAAAGTTGAGCCAGGGAGGGAAGGGCGACAACCCCTTTTCACAAGGTCACACTATCATCCTCAGCAGGACCTCCCCAAAAGGCGCTGTTCCTTTAGGGTAGCACTTGGCACTTAAGGAAAAGGGACCAATAAGGCAGCACCAGGAAAACAAGCCCATACTCATCAGGATACCCACTCAGCCAACTGCTTTAGGGTtgtttcttcatcttcatctgcttcagGAGCTTCGGGGACAAGGacacccagaaaaaaaagaagtgttaggGC contains these protein-coding regions:
- the TSSK4 gene encoding testis-specific serine/threonine-protein kinase 4 isoform X1; the protein is MGKGDTSEVAPPTSAYRSVMEDYGYEVGKVIGNGSYGTVYEAYYTKQKVMVAVKIISKKKASEDYLNKFLPREIQVMKVLRHKYLINFYQAIETTSRVYIILELAQGGDVLEWIQRYGACSEPLAGKWFSQMTLGIAYLHSKGIVHRLTPSLSAAGRDLKLENLLLDKRENVKISDFGFAKMVPSNQTVHSSPSYRQMNCFTNHLSQTYCGSFAYACPEILLGLPYNPFLSDTWSMGVILYTLVVARLPFDDTNLKKLLKETQKEVTFPSNYSISQECKNLVLQTLRQATKRATILDIVKDPWVLKFQPEQPTHEIRLLEAMCQPPSTTNRHQSLEINT
- the TM9SF1 gene encoding transmembrane 9 superfamily member 1 isoform X1, whose protein sequence is MPREGSTGLRMTVLGQPRRWSCQWFPVLILLLGSGYEPGVEGVTHYKAGDPVILYVNKVGPYHNPQETYHYYQLPVCCPEKIRHKSLSLGEVLDGDRMAESLYEIRFRENVEKRILCHMQLSSAQVEQLRQAIEELYYFEFVVDDLPIRGFVGYMEESGFLPHSHKIGLWTHLDFHLEFHGDRIIFANVSVRDVKPHSLDGLRPDEFLGLTHTYSVRWSETSVERRSDRRRGDDGGFFPRTLEIHWLSIINSMVLVFLLVGFVAVILMRVLRNDLARYNLDEETTSAGSGDDFDQGDNGWKIIHTDVFRFPPYRGLLCAVLGVGAQFLALGTGIIVMALLGMFNVHRHGAINSAAILLYALTCCISGYVSSHFYRQIGGERWVWNIILTTSLFSVPFFLTWSVVNSVHWANGSTQALPATTILLLLTVWLLVGFPLTVIGGIFGKNNASPFDAPCRTKNIAREIPPQPWYKSTLIHMTVGGFLPFSAISVELYYIFATVWGREQYTLYGILFFVFAILLSVGACISIALTYFQLSGEDYRWWWRSVLSVGSTGLFIFLYSVFYYARRSNMSGVVQTVEFFGYSLLTGYVFFLMLGTISFFSSLKFIRYIYVNLKMD
- the TSSK4 gene encoding testis-specific serine/threonine-protein kinase 4 isoform X2; this translates as MGKGDTSEVAPPTSAYRSVMEDYGYEVGKVIGNGSYGTVYEAYYTKQKVMVAVKIISKKKASEDYLNKFLPREIQVMKVLRHKYLINFYQAIETTSRVYIILELAQGGDVLEWIQRYGACSEPLAGKWFSQMTLGIAYLHSKGIVHRDLKLENLLLDKRENVKISDFGFAKMVPSNQTVHSSPSYRQMNCFTNHLSQTYCGSFAYACPEILLGLPYNPFLSDTWSMGVILYTLVVARLPFDDTNLKKLLKETQKEVTFPSNYSISQECKNLVLQTLRQATKRATILDIVKDPWVLKFQPEQPTHEIRLLEAMCQPPSTTNRHQSLEINT
- the TM9SF1 gene encoding transmembrane 9 superfamily member 1 isoform X2, whose protein sequence is MTVLGQPRRWSCQWFPVLILLLGSGYEPGVEGVTHYKAGDPVILYVNKVGPYHNPQETYHYYQLPVCCPEKIRHKSLSLGEVLDGDRMAESLYEIRFRENVEKRILCHMQLSSAQVEQLRQAIEELYYFEFVVDDLPIRGFVGYMEESGFLPHSHKIGLWTHLDFHLEFHGDRIIFANVSVRDVKPHSLDGLRPDEFLGLTHTYSVRWSETSVERRSDRRRGDDGGFFPRTLEIHWLSIINSMVLVFLLVGFVAVILMRVLRNDLARYNLDEETTSAGSGDDFDQGDNGWKIIHTDVFRFPPYRGLLCAVLGVGAQFLALGTGIIVMALLGMFNVHRHGAINSAAILLYALTCCISGYVSSHFYRQIGGERWVWNIILTTSLFSVPFFLTWSVVNSVHWANGSTQALPATTILLLLTVWLLVGFPLTVIGGIFGKNNASPFDAPCRTKNIAREIPPQPWYKSTLIHMTVGGFLPFSAISVELYYIFATVWGREQYTLYGILFFVFAILLSVGACISIALTYFQLSGEDYRWWWRSVLSVGSTGLFIFLYSVFYYARRSNMSGVVQTVEFFGYSLLTGYVFFLMLGTISFFSSLKFIRYIYVNLKMD